DNA from Xanthomonas hyacinthi:
GCTCAGCGTCGCCGCCGCGGCGGCAGCGGCCGGCCCGACCTGGGCCTGGATGCCGATCCGGGCGCGGCCGCGCTGGCGGAAGGTCTGCACGAAGCTGCCCCAGTCGGCATCCGCATCGGCGCTGGCCTGCGCATGCAGGTCGGCGTACAGCGGTGCCAGGTAGCGCACCTGGGTGTCGGCGACGTAGACGTCGGCCTGCAGGCCGGCGCGGTGCAGTTCGCAATTGACCAGCGCCCAGCCGGCCAGGGTCATCACCGAGCCGAGGCTGCCGCCGAAGGCATTGCCCTTGTCGTTGAGGTTGGCCGCCAGCGGCGCGACCAGGTGCAGGCGCTGCGCGGCGTAGCCCTGCAGCGCGACCTGCAGCGCCGCCACCGGCGGCATCGCCTCGAACTGCCGCTGCAGCTGCTGCAGGAACGCATCGAAAGGAAGATCCGCGGC
Protein-coding regions in this window:
- a CDS encoding YiiD C-terminal domain-containing protein; amino-acid sequence: MAADLPFDAFLQQLQRQFEAMPPVAALQVALQGYAAQRLHLVAPLAANLNDKGNAFGGSLGSVMTLAGWALVNCELHRAGLQADVYVADTQVRYLAPLYADLHAQASADADADWGSFVQTFRQRGRARIGIQAQVGPAAAAAAATLSGRFVAIAKG